GGTCGGACGTCACATGGCGTTCGAGCCATGCGGCGACGTTGGCAATCCCTGCACTGCCGAACCAGTCGCGATCGTGATTGGCGCATTGCCGCACGAAGGGGAAAATCGCGATATCGGCGAAACCGCGCTGCTCGCCGCACAGGTTGGGCTGATCCTCCAGTCGCTCGTCCAGGCGTTTAAGGTGGTTGAGGCACTGCGCGCGGTGCTCGAGCGGGTCGGCATCCTCGTAGCGCGTGTGGTATTTGTAACGGTCGAGGTGATGCTTGAACGGCCCGTCGGTCGCTTCCAGCAGGTCTGCGTCCTGACGCTCCAGCCAGCCTTCGGGATCGTTCTTGCCGAGAGCCCAGCGCATGATGTCGAGGCTTTCCTCCAGCACCGTGCCGTCATCGGTGACGAACACGGGGACGGTCCCCTTGGGCGAGACTTCCAGCATCGCTGAGGGCTTGTCGCGCAGCACGACCTCGCGGTGTTCTTTCTCCACCCCGCTTATGTGCAGCGCCATGCGCGCCCGCATGGCAAAGGGGCAGCGGCGGAAGCTGTAGAGGACAGGTTCAGCCATCGTCCTCGTCCCGGTCCAGCACCTTGCCGACATGGGCCTCGCCCCGCTCGCGTGCGAGCTTCGACTGGCGCTGGCGCTCGGCATAGCGGGCGCGCTGTTCGTCGGTGCGCTCTGCGTGGCAATGGCGGCAGGAGACGCCTTCCTCGTAGGTTTCGTGCAAGAGGTCGTCGGGCGACAGCGGCATGCGGCAGGCGCGGCACAGCGTGTGTTCCCCGATTTCGAGGCCGTGTTTGACGCTCACCCGCTCGTCGAAGACGAAGCATTCGCCTTTCCAGAGGCTTTCTTCTTCGGGCACTTCCTCGAGGTATTTGAGGATACCGCCCTTGAGGTGGTAAACCTCGTCCAGCCCTTCGGATTTGACGAAAGCGGTCGATTTCTCGCAGCGGATGCCGCCGGTGCAGAACATGGCGATCTTTGGCGTCTTGCCCTCGGCCTCGAATTCGGCGCGGCGGGCGCGGAACCATTCGGGAAATTCGCGAAAGCTCTTGGTTTCCGGGTCGATCGCGCCCTCGAACGAACCGATCTGCACCTCGTAATCGTTGCGCGTGTCGATCACGATGGTGTCGGGATCGGAAATCAGCGCGTTCCAGTCCTCCGGCGCGACATAGGTGCCCACACCCTCGACAGGGTCGAGGTCGGGCTGGCCCATGGTGACGATTTCCGCCTTCACGCGCACCTTGCTGCGATAGAAGGGCATGGTGTCGGCGCGCGATTCCTTCACTTCCAGATCCTCGCAGCCCGGCAGGGCGCGGATGTGGTCGAGCACCGCCTGGATGCCCGCATCGGTTCCGGCGATCGTGCCGTTGATGCCTTCATGCGCCAGCAGCAGCGTGCCCTTGACGCCGTGCTCGTCGCACAGCGCGGCAAGGGCGGGGCGCAGGGCGGCTGGATCGTCGAACCGCGTGAAGTGATAGAGCGCGGCAATACGGATGGGGTGCTCGGTCATGATGGCGCGCCTTTAGCAGCGTGCACGCGGCCTCGCACCCCTCCTGTTCAGCAGAATTCGCTTGGGTCGGGGCCCATGCGACCATCTTCGCTGTCGAGGGCGTCGATCCGCGCCATCTGGTCGTCCGACAGTTCGAACGACAAGGCCTTGAAATTGGCCTCGATATGCTTGCGGCTGCTGGCCTTGGGGATCGTCGAGAAACCGTGCTGGATGTGCCAGCGGATGATAACCGCGCTGGCGGGCTGGCCGGTGTCTTCCGCAATCGCCTCGATGGTCTCGTTCGAGAGGCCTTCGCCCTGGCCGAGCGGCGACCAGCTTTGCGTGACGATGCCCATTTCCTCATGCACCTTGCGCAGGGCGCGCTGCTGGAAGCTGGGGTGCAGTTCCACCTGGTTGAGCGCCGGGGTCACCCCTGTTTCGTCGACCAGCTTTCGCAAATCCTGTTCGCGGAAGTTGGAAACGCCGATGGACTTGGCCTTGCCCTCCTCGCGCAGTTCGATGAACGCCTTCCACGTGTCCACGAATTCGCCCTTGTCGGGGCAGGGCCAGTGGATCAGCAGCATGTCGACATGGTCGCGGCCCAGCCGCTTCAGGCACTTGTCCGCAGCACGCTTGGCCCGCTCGTACCCCTGGCTCTCGTTCCAGACCTTGGTCTGCAGGAAGATGTCGGACCATTCGCCCACGCCTTTGCCGACGCCCTTCTCGTTCTGGTAGATCGCCGCAGTGTCGATCAGCCAGTAGCCCACGTCGATCGCGGTCGAGACGGCTTCGGGCGCCTTGTCCTCGTCGATCTTGTAGGTGCCGAAGCCGAGCTGCGGAATCTGGCGGCCGTCGTTCAGGTTGAGCGTGGGATAGTCGGTCATAAATTCTCCTTTGCCTGAACAATGGAGAAGTGGCGTCGAAGTTTCCCCGATCTGCCTTGCCCCCTTCGCTCCAAACGCCTAACGCGACGCGCGTTTGTGCATCCCTAGATCGCGAGTAGATTTTCAATGGCCAACGTCACCGTAATCGGCGCCCAGTGGGGCGATGAGGGCAAGGGCAAGATCGTCGACTGGCTCGCCAGCCGCGCCGATGCCGTCGTCCGGTTCCAGGGCGGCCATAACGCGGGCCACACGCTGGTCA
This DNA window, taken from Qipengyuania seohaensis, encodes the following:
- a CDS encoding glutathione S-transferase; this encodes MAEPVLYSFRRCPFAMRARMALHISGVEKEHREVVLRDKPSAMLEVSPKGTVPVFVTDDGTVLEESLDIMRWALGKNDPEGWLERQDADLLEATDGPFKHHLDRYKYHTRYEDADPLEHRAQCLNHLKRLDERLEDQPNLCGEQRGFADIAIFPFVRQCANHDRDWFGSAGIANVAAWLERHVTSDLFAAIMTKYPKWEPEAA
- the trhO gene encoding oxygen-dependent tRNA uridine(34) hydroxylase TrhO — its product is MTEHPIRIAALYHFTRFDDPAALRPALAALCDEHGVKGTLLLAHEGINGTIAGTDAGIQAVLDHIRALPGCEDLEVKESRADTMPFYRSKVRVKAEIVTMGQPDLDPVEGVGTYVAPEDWNALISDPDTIVIDTRNDYEVQIGSFEGAIDPETKSFREFPEWFRARRAEFEAEGKTPKIAMFCTGGIRCEKSTAFVKSEGLDEVYHLKGGILKYLEEVPEEESLWKGECFVFDERVSVKHGLEIGEHTLCRACRMPLSPDDLLHETYEEGVSCRHCHAERTDEQRARYAERQRQSKLARERGEAHVGKVLDRDEDDG
- a CDS encoding aldo/keto reductase, with the translated sequence MTDYPTLNLNDGRQIPQLGFGTYKIDEDKAPEAVSTAIDVGYWLIDTAAIYQNEKGVGKGVGEWSDIFLQTKVWNESQGYERAKRAADKCLKRLGRDHVDMLLIHWPCPDKGEFVDTWKAFIELREEGKAKSIGVSNFREQDLRKLVDETGVTPALNQVELHPSFQQRALRKVHEEMGIVTQSWSPLGQGEGLSNETIEAIAEDTGQPASAVIIRWHIQHGFSTIPKASSRKHIEANFKALSFELSDDQMARIDALDSEDGRMGPDPSEFC